A stretch of the Cheilinus undulatus linkage group 11, ASM1832078v1, whole genome shotgun sequence genome encodes the following:
- the LOC121517928 gene encoding kelch-like protein 12 isoform X2: MAPKDIMTNSHAKSILNAMNALRKSNTLCDITLRVENTDFPAHRIVLAACSDYFCAMFTSELAEKGKSFVDIQGLTASTMEILLDFVYTETVLVTVENVQELLPAACLLQLKGVKRACCDFLESQLDPSNCLGIRDFAETHNCLDLMQAAELFSQKHFSEVVQHEEFMLLSQTEVEKLIKCDEIQVDSEEPVFEAVLNWVKHNRKEREPYLPDMLEFVRLPLLTPRYITDVIDAEPLIRCSLPCRDLVDEAKKFHLRPELRSEMQGPRTQARLGAKEVLLVIGGFGSQQSPIDIVEKYDPKTQEWSFLPNIARKRRYVATVSLHDRVYVIGGYDGRSRLSSVECLDYTADEDGVWYTVATMNVRRGLAGATTLGDMIYVAGGFDGSRRHTSMERYDPNIDQWSMLGDMQTAREGAGLVVASGLIYCLGGYDGLNILNSVERYDPHTGHWTSVTPMATKRSGAGVALLNDHIYVVGGFDGVSHLDSVEVYNIRTDYWTTVASMTTPRCYVGATVLRGRLYAIAGYDGNSLLSSIECYDPVIDSWEVVTSMATQRCDAGVCVLREK, from the exons ATGGCTCCCAAGGACATCATGACCAACTCCCATGCCAAATCCATCCTCAATGCAATGAACGCACTTCGCAAGAGCAACACGCTCTGTGATATCACCCTGAGGGTGGAGAACACAGATTTCCCAGCTCACCGGATTGTCTTGGCTGCCTGCAGTGACTACTTTTGTGCCATGTTCACCAGcgag CTTGCAGAGAAAGGGAAATCTTTTGTGGACATCCAGGGCCTCACTGCTTCAACAATGGAGATCCTGCTGGACTTTGTCTACACGGAGACAGTGTTAGTCACAGTGGAGAACGTGCAAGAGTTGCTTCCTGCTGCGTGCTTACTGCAGCTCAAAG GGGTGAAAAGAGCCTGTTGTGATTTTTTAGAGAGTCAGCTCGATCCTTCGAACTGTCTGGGTATTCGGGACTTTGCCGAAACTCACAACTGTCTGGACCTGATGCAGGCCGCCGAGCTTTTCTCCCAGAAACATTTCTCTGAGGTGGTTCAACATGAAGAGTTCATGCTGCTCAGTCAAACAGAAGTGGAAAAGCTcataaaatgtgatgaaatcCAG GTGGACTCTGAAGAGCCGGTGTTTGAAGCCGTGTTAAACTGGGTTAAACACAACCGAAAAGAGCGTGAGCCCTATCTTCCAGACATGCTTGAGTTTGTCCGCCTGCCGCTCCTGACCCCCCGCTACATTACAGATGTCATTGATGCTGAG CCCCTCATACGGTGTAGCCTGCCATGTCGAGACCTCGTTGATGAAGCCAAGAAATTCCACTTAAGACCCGAGCTGAGGAGTGAGATGCAGGGCCCGCGCACACAGGCTAGATTAG gtGCCAAAGAAGTGTTGTTGGTTATAGGAGGGTTTGGCAGCCAACAGTCACCCATAGACATAGTTGAGAAATACGATCCAAAAACACAAGAATGGAGCTTCCTCCCT AACATTGCACGGAAAAGGCGTTACGTTGCCACAGTGTCTCTTCATGATCGAGTTTATGTGATTGGTGGATATGACGGTCGCTCAAGGCTCAGCTCAGTTGAATGTCTGGACTACACCGCAGACGAGGACGGAGTTTGGTACACTGTTGCCACCATGAATGTTCGCCGTGGCCTTGCTGGAGCCACGACACTAGGAG ATATGATTTATGTTGCTGGTGGATTCGATGGCAGCAGGCGTCACACCAGCATGGAGCGATACGACCCAAACATCGACCAATGGAGCATGCTGGGAGATATGCAGACAGCTAGAGAGGGAGCTGGTCTGGTAGTGGCCAGTGGGCTCATATACTGTCTGG GTGGATACGATGGACTAAATATCCTAAATTCAGTGGAGCGCTATGACCCGCACACAGGCCACTGGACGAGCGTCACACCTATGGCTACAAAGCGGTCAG GAGCTGGCGTGGCTTTACTCAATGACCACATCTATGTGGTGGGAGGTTTTGATGGAGTTTCACACCTGGACTCTGTTGAGGTCTACAACATCAGAACAGACTACTGGACCACTGTAGCCAGTATGACCACTCCAAGGTGTTATGTAGGAGCGACCGTGCTCCGAGGTCGTCTATATGCCATCGCTGG TTATGATGGGAACTCTCTCCTTAGCAGTATCGAATGCTACGACCCCGTGATTGACTCTTGGGAGGTTGTTACTTCAATGGCGACGCAGCGGTGTGACGCAGGAGTCTGCGTTCTACGAGAAAAGTGA
- the LOC121517928 gene encoding kelch-like protein 12 isoform X1, whose protein sequence is MCSYSYCLPVVEKVFKSFNDSLSSLRSLKDSEGSMAPKDIMTNSHAKSILNAMNALRKSNTLCDITLRVENTDFPAHRIVLAACSDYFCAMFTSELAEKGKSFVDIQGLTASTMEILLDFVYTETVLVTVENVQELLPAACLLQLKGVKRACCDFLESQLDPSNCLGIRDFAETHNCLDLMQAAELFSQKHFSEVVQHEEFMLLSQTEVEKLIKCDEIQVDSEEPVFEAVLNWVKHNRKEREPYLPDMLEFVRLPLLTPRYITDVIDAEPLIRCSLPCRDLVDEAKKFHLRPELRSEMQGPRTQARLGAKEVLLVIGGFGSQQSPIDIVEKYDPKTQEWSFLPNIARKRRYVATVSLHDRVYVIGGYDGRSRLSSVECLDYTADEDGVWYTVATMNVRRGLAGATTLGDMIYVAGGFDGSRRHTSMERYDPNIDQWSMLGDMQTAREGAGLVVASGLIYCLGGYDGLNILNSVERYDPHTGHWTSVTPMATKRSGAGVALLNDHIYVVGGFDGVSHLDSVEVYNIRTDYWTTVASMTTPRCYVGATVLRGRLYAIAGYDGNSLLSSIECYDPVIDSWEVVTSMATQRCDAGVCVLREK, encoded by the exons ATGTGTAGCTATAGTTATTGCCTCCcagtggtggaaaaagtatTCAAATCCTTTAACG ATTCTTTGAGTAGTTTGCGATCCTTAAAAGACTCTGAAGGCAGCATGGCTCCCAAGGACATCATGACCAACTCCCATGCCAAATCCATCCTCAATGCAATGAACGCACTTCGCAAGAGCAACACGCTCTGTGATATCACCCTGAGGGTGGAGAACACAGATTTCCCAGCTCACCGGATTGTCTTGGCTGCCTGCAGTGACTACTTTTGTGCCATGTTCACCAGcgag CTTGCAGAGAAAGGGAAATCTTTTGTGGACATCCAGGGCCTCACTGCTTCAACAATGGAGATCCTGCTGGACTTTGTCTACACGGAGACAGTGTTAGTCACAGTGGAGAACGTGCAAGAGTTGCTTCCTGCTGCGTGCTTACTGCAGCTCAAAG GGGTGAAAAGAGCCTGTTGTGATTTTTTAGAGAGTCAGCTCGATCCTTCGAACTGTCTGGGTATTCGGGACTTTGCCGAAACTCACAACTGTCTGGACCTGATGCAGGCCGCCGAGCTTTTCTCCCAGAAACATTTCTCTGAGGTGGTTCAACATGAAGAGTTCATGCTGCTCAGTCAAACAGAAGTGGAAAAGCTcataaaatgtgatgaaatcCAG GTGGACTCTGAAGAGCCGGTGTTTGAAGCCGTGTTAAACTGGGTTAAACACAACCGAAAAGAGCGTGAGCCCTATCTTCCAGACATGCTTGAGTTTGTCCGCCTGCCGCTCCTGACCCCCCGCTACATTACAGATGTCATTGATGCTGAG CCCCTCATACGGTGTAGCCTGCCATGTCGAGACCTCGTTGATGAAGCCAAGAAATTCCACTTAAGACCCGAGCTGAGGAGTGAGATGCAGGGCCCGCGCACACAGGCTAGATTAG gtGCCAAAGAAGTGTTGTTGGTTATAGGAGGGTTTGGCAGCCAACAGTCACCCATAGACATAGTTGAGAAATACGATCCAAAAACACAAGAATGGAGCTTCCTCCCT AACATTGCACGGAAAAGGCGTTACGTTGCCACAGTGTCTCTTCATGATCGAGTTTATGTGATTGGTGGATATGACGGTCGCTCAAGGCTCAGCTCAGTTGAATGTCTGGACTACACCGCAGACGAGGACGGAGTTTGGTACACTGTTGCCACCATGAATGTTCGCCGTGGCCTTGCTGGAGCCACGACACTAGGAG ATATGATTTATGTTGCTGGTGGATTCGATGGCAGCAGGCGTCACACCAGCATGGAGCGATACGACCCAAACATCGACCAATGGAGCATGCTGGGAGATATGCAGACAGCTAGAGAGGGAGCTGGTCTGGTAGTGGCCAGTGGGCTCATATACTGTCTGG GTGGATACGATGGACTAAATATCCTAAATTCAGTGGAGCGCTATGACCCGCACACAGGCCACTGGACGAGCGTCACACCTATGGCTACAAAGCGGTCAG GAGCTGGCGTGGCTTTACTCAATGACCACATCTATGTGGTGGGAGGTTTTGATGGAGTTTCACACCTGGACTCTGTTGAGGTCTACAACATCAGAACAGACTACTGGACCACTGTAGCCAGTATGACCACTCCAAGGTGTTATGTAGGAGCGACCGTGCTCCGAGGTCGTCTATATGCCATCGCTGG TTATGATGGGAACTCTCTCCTTAGCAGTATCGAATGCTACGACCCCGTGATTGACTCTTGGGAGGTTGTTACTTCAATGGCGACGCAGCGGTGTGACGCAGGAGTCTGCGTTCTACGAGAAAAGTGA
- the tuba5 gene encoding tubulin alpha 5: MRECISIHVGQAGVQTGNACWELFCLEHGVGPDGVFLENQTEPNSREDPFNTFFNTGSSGRHVPRAIYVDLEPTVVDEVRVGRYRELFHPEQLISGKEDAANNYARGHYTVGKDIIDGVMERIRKMTDQCTGLQGFLVFHSFGGGTGSGFTSLLMERLSVDYGKKSKLEFAVYPAPQVSTAVVEPYNAILTTHTTLEHSDCAFMVDNEAIYDICRRNMDIESPGYINLNRLIGQIVSSITASLRFDGALNVDLMEFQTNLVPFPRIHFPLVTYAPIISAEKAYHEQLTVAEITSACFEPTNQMVKCDPRHGKYMACCMLYRGDVVPKDVNAAIANIKTRRSIQFVDWCPTGFKVGINYQPPTAVPGGDLAKVQRAVCMLSNTTAIAEAWSRLDHKFDLMYAKRAFVHWYVGEGMEEGEFAEAREDLACLEKDYEELGCASYDSEDDDGQEY, encoded by the exons ATG AGAGAGTGCATCTCCATCCACGTGGGCCAGGCAGGTGTGCAGACAGGAAATGCATGCTGGGAGCTCTTCTGCCTGGAGCACGGCGTCGGGCCTGATGGCGTCTTCCTGGAGAATCAAACAGAACCGAACAGTCGTGAAGACCCTTTCAACACATTCTTCAACACTGGCAGTTCTGGGCGCCATGTTCCCAGAGCCATTTATGTAGACCTGGAGCCCACGGTGGTCG AtgaggtgagggttgggaggtacaGAGAGCTTTTTCATCCTGAGCAGCTGATCTCTGGGAAGGAGGATGCAGCCAACAACTACGCCCGTGGTCATTACACTGTGGGGAAAGATATCATTGATGGCGTCATGGAGCGGATtcgtaaaatg ACGGACCAGTGCACCGGCCTGCAGGGTTTCCTCGTCTTCCACAGCTTCGGAGGAGGAACCGGCTCAGGCTTCACCTCTCTGCTCATGGAGCGCCTGTCTGTTGATTATGGGAAGAAGTCAAAGCTGGAGTTTGCTGTCTACCCAGCCCCACAGGTGTCCACAGCTGTGGTTGAGCCCTACAACGCCATCCTGACAACCCACACCACCTTAGAGCACTCCGACTGTGCCTTCATGGTGGACAACGAGGCCATCTACGACATCTGTCGCCGCAACATGGACATCGAGAGTCCTGGTTACATCAACCTTAACAGACTGATCGGTCAGATTGTTTCCTCAATCACTGCATCACTTCGCTTTGATGGTGCCTTGAATGTGGATCTCATGGAGTTCCAGACCAACCTGGTCCCATTTCCACGTATCCACTTCCCTCTGGTCACCTATGCACCCATCATTTCTGCGGAGAAGGCGTACCATGAGCAGCTGACTGTGGCAGAGATCACCAGCGCCTGCTTTGAGCCAACCAATCAGATGGTCAAGTGTGATCCTCGCCACGGCAAATACATGGCGTGCTGCATGCTGTATCGAGGTGATGTTGTCCCGAAGGACGTCAACGCTGCCATCGCAAACATAAAGACCAGGCGCTCTATTCAGTTCGTCGACTGGTGCCCCACTGGATTCAAG GTTGGCATAAATTACCAACCCCCCACTGCAGTCCCTGGTGGAGACCTGGCCAAAGTTCAAAGAGCCGTGTGCATGCTGAGCAACACCACTGCCATCGCCGAGGCCTGGTCTCGTCTGGACCACAAGTTTGATCTCATGTATGCCAAGCGAGCGTTCGTCCACTGGTACGTGGGTGAGGGCATGGAGGAGGGAGAGTTTGCAGAGGCCAGAGAGGACCTGGCCTGTCTGGAGAAGGATTACGAAGAGTTGGGCTGTGCAAGCTACGACTCTGAGGACGATGACGGGCAAGAGTACTGA